One Pararge aegeria chromosome 4, ilParAegt1.1, whole genome shotgun sequence DNA segment encodes these proteins:
- the LOC120637832 gene encoding exostosin-3: protein MLHERICQWLGHLKLSRVILMVSVMLFIVPLVTHYYLSKYETTTSMSLGANNMRHTLEALGDLSTTNVVDLKIRIEEMLRIKASVSTELRELEEKRGKLQREAAAASAKSDSVKAEYARATAELQRLRVSADQARLAQLEAIRRDSPELAPPTQILHTQLPPILPPISSASEVHCRMHSCFDHSRCSLTSGFPIYFYDPEKFSPLVGAEVDGFLKTTLRQTLSYNSHLTHNPNEACVYLVLVGEGFPLDKSPSSTTDTYKLSLNESAIKSLPYWGGDGRNHVLLNLARRELSVGSGDAFHTASTGRAMIAQSTFTMQQYRPSFDLVTPPALGPPGGDVWVDCAPIAPARRKYILSFQGSQTPLPAGSSVDNDKFLIDTLQKTAKEAPSSDVFYLQFECDPPIERRAVIHIGDWTLCGTDRSRRSILRDSTFVLILAPADNNYATTALLQARLYEALRSGAIPLILGGDRIRLPFDEVLDWRRATLSLPKARVTELHFLLRALSDADLLTFRRQGRVLWERYLSSVQASMDSLLATIRTRLNIPAQPAIATSGVPAFNESYYPPKLEPPAVDTEPEETLGPSEAPYPSPAYRRNYSLALLHGYELWNEWGEPFALYPQLPWDPPVTSEARFMGSAAGFRPIGAGAGGSGKEFSEALGGDRPREQFTIVILTYEREAVLAAALARLRGLPYLNKVVVVWNGVTAPTAMQAWPESGAPVAVVRASRNSLNNRFLPYNVIETEAVLCVDDDAHLRHDEIVFAFRVWREHRDRIVGFPGRYHAWDLNFNNGFLYNSNYSCELSMVLTGAAFVHRYYLWAYWHSLPAAMRDYVDEYMNCEDIAMNFLVAHITRKPPVKVTSRWTFRCPGCPVTLSADETHFHERHKCIQFFSQVMGYTPLLSTQYRADSVLFKTRIPHDKQKCFKFI, encoded by the exons TATGAAACTACTACATCTATGTCCTTGGGTGCTAATAATATGCGGCACACTCTTGAAGCATTGGGTGATTTGTCAACAACAAATGTGGTGGATCTTAAAATTAGAATTGAGGAGATGCTTCGGATTAAG GCTTCAGTGTCAACGGAACTGCGGGAATTAGAGGAAAAGCGGGGAAAATTGCAAAGAGAAGCGGCAGCTGCAAGTGCTAAATCAGATAGTGTTAAAGCGGAGTACGCgcgagcaactgctgaattgcAAAGATTACGCGTTTCCGCAGACCAGGCACGTCTTGCACAACTAGAGGCTATCCGTAGAGATTCCCCGGAATTGGCTCCGCCTACTCAAATCCTTCACACACAACTGCCTCCCATTCTTCCGCCTATCAGTTCCGCATCAGAAGTCCATTGTCGTATGCATTCGTGCTTTGATCATTCCCGTTGTTCCCTAACTTCCGGTTTCCCAATCTACTTCTACGATCCCGAGAAATTCTCCCCGCTAGTTGGTGCTGAAGTGGATGGCTTTCTCAAAACGACTTTGCGACAAACGCTAAGCTACAATTCTCATTTGACGCACAATCCTAATGAAGCATGTGTTTATCTTGTGCTGGTTGGCGAAGGATTTCCTCTGGATAAAAGCCCCTC ttCAACAACAGATACGTACAAGTTGTCGTTGAACGAGAGTGCTATAAAAAGCTTACCGTATTGGGGTGGTGATGGTCGTAATCACGTGCTGTTGAACTTGGCCCGACGGGAGCTGTCAGTCGGTTCTGGAGATGCATTTCACACTGCTTCTACAGGGAGAGCTATGATCGCCCAATCTACATTTACTATGCAACAGTATCGGCCGAGTTTTGATCTTGTAACTCCACCTGCTCTTGGGCCTCCAGGTGGAGACGTATGGGTGGATTGTGCTCCAATAGCACCCGCACGACGCAAATACATACTTAG TTTTCAGGGTTCGCAAACACCACTGCCTGCAGGATCAAGTGTAGATAATGATAAATTTCTTATTGACACGCTTCAAAAAACTGCGAAAGAGGCTCCTTCGTCCGATGTGTTTTACTTGCAATTTGAGTGCGATCCGCCGATAGAGAGGCGAGCCGTGATTCATATTGGCGACTGGACACTATGCGGCACCGATCGATCGCGAAGATCAATTTTGAGAGATTCCACCTTTGTTTTGATACTAGCTCCAGCCGATAATAATTATGCCACAACGGCTCTTTTGCAAGCTCGCTTATACGAAGCGTTGCGGTCTGGTGCGATACCCTTAATTTTGGGTGGTGATCGAATCCGCTTGCCCTTTGATGAAGTGCTCGATTGGCGTCGGGCGACTTTGTCTCTTCCAAAAGCTCGGGTGACGGAGTTGCATTTTCTACTTCGAGCTCTGTCGGATGCAGACCTTCTTACCTTCCGAAGGCAGGGTCGTGTTTTGTGGGAGCGCTATTTGAGTTCAGTGCAGGCCAGTATGGATTCATTGCTGGCGACGATACGAACTCGGTTGAATATACCAGCTCAGCCGGCTATCGCGACTTCCGGGGTTCCTGCATTTAATGAGTCTTACTACCCGCCAAAACTGGAGCCACCCGCCGTCGACACAGAACCTGAAGAGACTCTAGGGCCGTCGGAAGCTCCGTATCCGAGTCCAGCTTACCGTAGAAATTATTCATTAGCCCTGTTGCACGGATACGAACTGTGGAATGAATGGGGCGAGCCGTTTGCTCTATACCCACAGTTGCCTTGGGATCCACCGGTAACTTCTGAAGCGCGATTTATGGGATCAGCGGCTGGTTTCCGTCCGATCGGCGCGGGCGCAGGTGGCTCCGGGAAGGAGTTTAGCGAAGCACTCGGCGGTGACAGACCAAGAGAACAGTTCACTATAGTGATACTAACCTATGAAAGAGAAGCAGTGTTGGCAGCCGCTTTAGCGCGACTACGAGGTTTACCGTATCTGAACAAG GTGGTGGTGGTCTGGAACGGCGTGACCGCGCCCACGGCGATGCAGGCGTGGCCGGAGTCCGGGGCACCTGTGGCAGTAGTGCGAGCGTCGCGGAACTCCCTCAACAACCGATTCTTGCCGTACAACGTGATCGAGACCGAAGCGGTGCTGTGTGTTGACGACGACGCACACTTGAGACACGACGAAATCGTTTTTGCGTTCAG aGTGTGGCGTGAACATCGCGATCGGATCGTCGGATTTCCTGGCAGATACCACGCGTGGGACCTCAATTTTAACAATGGATTCCTATACAATTCAAATTACAG TTGCGAGCTGAGCATGGTTCTGACGGGCGCGGCGTTCGTGCACCGCTACTACCTGTGGGCGTACTGGCACTCACTGCCGGCCGCCATGCGTGATTACGTTGACGAGTACATGAACTGTGAGGACATTGCAATGAACTTCCTCGTCGCGCACATCACACGGAAACCGCCGGTCAAG GTAACGTCGCGGTGGACTTTCCGTTGCCCAGGTTGTCCGGTGACACTGTCAGCGGATGAAACACATTTCCACGAAAGACATAAATGCATACAGTTCTTCTCTCAG GTAATGGGTTATACACCTTTATTATCAACGCAGTATCGCGCGGATTCGGTACTATTCAAAACGCGAATACCTCACGACAAAcaaaagtgttttaaatttatataa
- the LOC120623344 gene encoding aquaporin AQPAe.a, which translates to MGELSNKLGLNELSGGATGISKALLAEFIGNLLLNLFGCGACINISQGLDAPADIVLIALAFGLSVFAIVSAIGHVSGGHVNPAVTAGMAATGKVKPVRAILYVIAQCAGAAAGSGLLKAFTPDAVAGKLGVTGLGTNVTALQGFGIEFFLGFVLVFVVCGVCDPNKPDSKATAPLAIGLTVTLGHLLAVDYTGSAMNPARSFGSALVASEWSDHWVYWAGPVAGGVAAALLYVHGFSAPPPDTNSLSPRYRPVAADEKELKRLDGKGEDMA; encoded by the exons ATGGGTGAGCTAAGTAACAAGCTTGGTCTAAATGAACTGTCCGGAGGAGCAACAGGAATAAGCAAAGCTCTACTTGCCGAGTTTATAG GTAACCTGCTGCTGAATCTCTTCGGTTGCGGTGCCTGCATCAACATATCCCAGGGCTTGGATGCCCCGGCTGACATCGTACTTATTGCGCTCGCTTTCGGTCTCTCTGTCTTCGCCATTGTGTCT GCAATAGGACATGTGTCAGGGGGTCACGTGAACCCAGCGGTCACTGCAGGAATGGCTGCAACTGGCAAAGTTAAGCCAGTAAGAGCAATCCTCTACGTGATCGCCCAGTGCGCAGGCGCAGCAGCTGGCTCCGGCCTCTTGAAAGCATTCACCCCCGATGCAGTTGCTGGAAAATTGGGTGTCACAGGATTGGGCACCAATGTGACCGCACTGCAAGGCTTCGGCATCGAATTCTTCCTCGGATTCGTGCTCGTTTTTGTTGTTTGTGGG GTATGCGACCCGAACAAACCAGACAGCAAAGCTACTGCTCCTCTCGCTATCGGTCTTACCGTCACGCTGGGTCATTTACTAGCCGTGGACTACACAGGCTCCGCCATGAACCCAGCGCGTTCCTTCGGATCTGCCTTAGTAGCCAGCGAATGGAGTGATCATTGG GTATATTGGGCGGGTCCAGTTGCGGGTGGAGTGGCTGCAGCCCTGCTGTACGTGCACGGTTTCTCAGCGCCACCACCTGACACCAACTCGCTGTCTCCACGCTACCGACCCGTGGCCGCTGACGAGAAAGAA ctGAAACGATTGGACGGCAAAGGCGAGGACATGGCCTGA